A window from Vulcanimicrobium alpinum encodes these proteins:
- a CDS encoding aldo/keto reductase, which yields MIARRLGRSGPQAGAIALGCMGMSEFYDAVADADAIATIHRALDLGMTLIDTSDMYGLGENERLVGRALRDRRERAVLATKTGIVRRSDDPAYRGVNGRPEYVRDACTASLRRLGVDAIDLYYLHRVDPAVPIEETVGAMAELVDAGHVRHLGLSEVPPDLLRRAAAVAPIAALQSEYSLFTRDVETNGVLAEARELGIALVAYAPLGRGMLTAAMRSTDALGAHDLRRRVPRFDPGNFERNLARVDRLATLAASLHCTPAQLGLGWVLARGSDVFALPGSERVAHVEENARAADVAIDARGLALLDDLFPPGAAAGARIRPAG from the coding sequence GTGATCGCGCGGCGGCTCGGCCGCAGCGGACCGCAGGCCGGCGCGATCGCGCTGGGCTGCATGGGGATGTCGGAATTCTACGACGCGGTCGCCGACGCCGACGCGATCGCGACGATCCACCGCGCGCTCGATCTCGGGATGACGCTGATCGACACCTCCGACATGTACGGTCTCGGCGAGAACGAACGGCTCGTCGGACGTGCGCTGCGCGACCGGCGCGAGCGCGCCGTGCTCGCGACGAAGACGGGGATCGTGCGCCGCTCCGACGATCCCGCGTATCGCGGCGTCAACGGCCGGCCGGAGTACGTGCGCGACGCGTGCACCGCGTCGCTGCGAAGGCTCGGCGTCGATGCGATCGACCTCTACTACCTGCATCGCGTCGACCCCGCCGTCCCGATCGAAGAGACGGTCGGCGCGATGGCGGAACTCGTCGACGCCGGACACGTGCGGCATCTCGGGCTCTCGGAAGTGCCGCCTGACCTGCTGCGCCGCGCGGCGGCGGTCGCGCCGATCGCGGCGCTGCAGAGCGAGTATTCGCTCTTCACGAGGGACGTCGAAACGAACGGCGTCCTCGCCGAAGCGCGTGAACTCGGCATCGCGCTCGTCGCGTACGCGCCGCTCGGGCGCGGGATGCTCACCGCCGCGATGCGTTCGACGGACGCGCTCGGCGCGCACGACCTGCGGCGCCGCGTCCCGCGCTTCGATCCCGGCAACTTCGAGCGCAACCTCGCACGCGTCGACCGCCTCGCGACGCTCGCAGCCTCGCTGCACTGCACGCCCGCGCAGCTCGGGTTGGGATGGGTGCTCGCGCGGGGCTCCGACGTGTTTGCCCTGCCGGGCTCTGAACGCGTTGCGCATGTCGAAGAGAACGCCCGCGCGGCGGACGTCGCGATCGACGCTCGCGGGCTCGCGCTCCTCGACGATCTGTTCCCGCCCGGCGCCGCCGCCGGCGCGCGCATCCGGCCGGCCGGCTGA
- a CDS encoding YceI family protein: MRLAALTLAVLCAAASPAVSARADVEWRADPARSSVTLTVSRLLAPRVTGHLPIAYANVVTGDGATIPRSVVARLDAAALDTGDAARDAQLRGGAFFNTRAYPAIDFSGRRIVPTSPHAFAIDGTLTMRGVTHPLHLDVHEAGELGEPGGARRIRYIASGRFRRSDFGMTSLRGLVGNTVALTIVLETVSR, from the coding sequence ATGCGCCTCGCCGCCTTGACGCTCGCGGTTCTCTGCGCGGCAGCCTCGCCCGCCGTGTCAGCGCGCGCCGACGTCGAGTGGCGCGCCGATCCGGCCCGTTCGAGCGTCACGCTGACGGTGTCACGTCTGCTGGCACCGCGCGTCACCGGTCATCTGCCGATCGCCTACGCGAACGTCGTCACCGGCGACGGGGCAACGATCCCGCGAAGCGTCGTCGCACGGCTCGACGCCGCCGCGCTCGACACCGGCGACGCGGCGCGCGACGCGCAATTGCGCGGCGGCGCGTTCTTCAACACGCGCGCCTACCCGGCCATCGACTTCAGCGGCCGCCGCATCGTCCCGACCAGCCCGCATGCGTTCGCGATCGACGGCACCCTGACGATGCGCGGCGTGACGCACCCGCTCCATCTCGACGTGCACGAAGCCGGCGAACTCGGCGAGCCCGGAGGAGCACGGCGCATCCGGTACATCGCTTCCGGACGCTTCCGGCGCTCCGACTTCGGGATGACCTCGTTGCGCGGGCTCGTCGGCAACACGGTAGCGCTGACGATCGTCCTCGAAACGGTCAGCCGCTAA
- a CDS encoding alpha/beta hydrolase, translating to MTIDAQAIVAALDAGEEHLLGEEMRSTVLDHGRRTAHAIVLLHGLTASPRTWREFARVRHARGENVLIPRLPRHGHADRNSEALAGLTAGELTAQGERIVDAAARLGEQVTLVGHSLGAALALHLAHRDERIDRVVAVAPFLGIVRVPPDLNAWLRALLERAPNRFLYWDLIDKGRSLPPHGYHRYTTRSLAAGLALAEMLRADARAGPPRARHIEIVRNASESSVSNAAIDDLVKRWRAVGGEHVQVHRLVGLGSSHDVIEPERRRSPAGRFLPMLHAILDEPPRDEDRLIDARS from the coding sequence GTGACCATCGACGCGCAGGCGATCGTCGCGGCGCTCGATGCAGGCGAGGAGCATCTGCTCGGCGAGGAGATGCGCTCGACGGTCCTCGATCACGGCCGCCGCACCGCGCACGCCATCGTGCTGCTGCACGGGCTGACGGCGAGCCCGCGTACCTGGCGCGAGTTCGCGCGCGTGCGGCACGCGCGCGGCGAGAACGTGCTGATCCCGCGGCTTCCGCGCCACGGTCACGCCGACCGCAACTCCGAGGCGCTGGCCGGGTTGACCGCCGGCGAACTCACCGCGCAGGGCGAACGGATCGTCGATGCCGCCGCGCGCCTCGGCGAGCAGGTCACGCTGGTCGGCCACTCGCTGGGCGCCGCGCTCGCCCTCCACCTCGCGCACCGCGACGAGCGCATCGATCGCGTCGTCGCTGTCGCGCCTTTTCTCGGGATCGTGCGCGTCCCGCCCGACCTCAACGCGTGGCTGCGCGCGCTGCTGGAGCGCGCGCCGAACCGCTTTCTGTACTGGGACCTGATCGACAAAGGCCGCAGCCTGCCGCCGCACGGCTACCACCGCTACACGACGCGCTCGCTCGCGGCCGGGCTCGCGCTGGCGGAGATGCTGCGCGCCGACGCGCGCGCCGGGCCGCCGCGCGCGCGTCACATCGAGATCGTGCGCAACGCGAGCGAGTCGTCGGTGAGCAACGCCGCGATCGACGATCTGGTGAAGCGCTGGCGCGCGGTCGGCGGCGAGCACGTGCAGGTGCACCGGCTGGTCGGCTTGGGTTCCTCGCACGACGTGATCGAACCGGAGCGGCGCCGCTCGCCGGCGGGGCGTTTTCTGCCGATGCTGCACGCGATCTTGGACGAGCCGCCGCGCGACGAAGACCGCTTGATCGACGCGCGCAGTTAG
- a CDS encoding NUDIX hydrolase has protein sequence MDVLQTRRVYDGRVLNLRLDTLTGTNGTPHEVEIVEHSEAVVVIVRPQPHTMLLVKQYRHPVGRETWEVVAGGMDPGETPEEAAIRELREETGYRARRVERLWSAFSAPGFCEELLHFCLVDGYEIGDAEPDEHEEIEIGIFALDDLWRKIRADELPDAKSQVAVLWALSGRA, from the coding sequence GTGGACGTCTTGCAGACGCGCCGCGTCTACGACGGGCGCGTCCTCAACCTGCGCCTCGATACGCTGACCGGGACGAACGGCACGCCGCACGAGGTGGAGATCGTCGAGCACTCGGAGGCGGTCGTCGTGATCGTGCGGCCGCAGCCCCACACCATGCTGCTGGTGAAACAGTACCGCCATCCGGTCGGCCGCGAGACCTGGGAGGTCGTCGCCGGCGGGATGGACCCCGGCGAGACGCCCGAAGAGGCGGCGATCCGCGAACTGCGTGAGGAGACGGGGTATCGCGCGCGGCGCGTCGAGCGGCTGTGGTCGGCGTTCTCCGCGCCCGGGTTTTGCGAAGAGCTGCTGCACTTCTGCCTCGTCGACGGCTACGAGATCGGCGACGCCGAACCCGACGAGCACGAGGAGATCGAGATCGGGATCTTCGCGCTCGACGACCTGTGGCGGAAGATCCGCGCCGACGAACTCCCCGATGCGAAATCTCAGGTCGCCGTGCTGTGGGCGCTGAGCGGGCGCGCGTAG
- a CDS encoding NAD-dependent epimerase/dehydratase family protein has translation MPVFVLGGTGYVGSSVVRELRARSHVVRALARSDASEGKARALGAEPVRGELRDLDILRGAVAQADAVVSCAQEPSAQGVTAERNALVAMLNALPDGRTFVYTSGVWVYGSRGDALIDEDAPLAPLDLVAWRPEHEEIVLSHRHRLRIVVLRPGLVYGDGGGIPGMLVEQGRTGPVRVVGDGANRWPTVRHDALAELYADVVEKPAARGIYNATRGASVPYVEIAHAASRAAGGDGRVEHIALEDARPQMGPFADALAADQNIDSSKATRELGWEPHRPTLLEELANTSVI, from the coding sequence GTGCCGGTGTTCGTCTTGGGTGGAACGGGATATGTCGGTTCGAGCGTCGTGCGCGAACTGCGCGCGCGTTCGCACGTCGTCCGCGCGCTCGCGCGCAGCGACGCGTCGGAAGGGAAAGCGCGCGCGCTGGGCGCGGAGCCGGTGCGCGGAGAACTGCGCGATCTCGACATCCTGCGCGGTGCCGTCGCACAGGCCGACGCGGTCGTCTCGTGCGCGCAGGAGCCGTCCGCGCAGGGCGTGACCGCCGAACGCAACGCGCTCGTCGCGATGCTCAACGCGCTCCCCGACGGGCGCACGTTCGTCTACACCAGCGGTGTCTGGGTCTACGGTTCGCGCGGCGACGCGCTCATCGACGAGGACGCGCCGCTCGCGCCGCTCGACCTCGTCGCGTGGCGCCCCGAGCACGAAGAGATCGTCCTCTCGCACCGCCATCGTCTGCGGATCGTCGTCCTGCGCCCCGGCCTCGTGTACGGCGACGGGGGCGGGATCCCGGGGATGCTCGTCGAGCAAGGACGGACCGGGCCCGTGCGTGTCGTCGGCGACGGGGCGAATCGCTGGCCGACCGTGCGCCACGACGCGCTCGCCGAACTCTACGCCGACGTCGTGGAGAAGCCGGCTGCGCGCGGCATCTACAACGCGACCCGCGGCGCGTCGGTCCCGTATGTCGAGATCGCGCACGCGGCGTCGCGGGCCGCCGGCGGGGACGGCCGCGTCGAGCACATCGCGCTCGAGGATGCGCGCCCGCAGATGGGTCCGTTCGCCGACGCGCTCGCCGCCGATCAGAACATCGACAGCAGCAAGGCGACGCGCGAACTCGGCTGGGAGCCGCACCGGCCGACGCTCCTCGAAGAACTCGCGAACACCAGCGTCATCTGA
- a CDS encoding RNA methyltransferase gives MPTTLSPQNPRIALAHDLRTPAARRDQGRFVIEGLTMLEEARRSAVRPLELYINDEHRAAVPAERFAAYEQDGTEVFIVPARAMARISDLDAPPAVAAVVPLPRWTAAEILARPGPVLLLAGVNDPGNAGTLVRSAEAFGAAGVLFGRGGADPFGPKVVRATMGSIFRLPVALVDAEELPAAAAAAGRPVIATDVDGEDLGAAPLPANAILAVGNERRGVRDWLPRWDRAVRIPQRATAESLNAAVAGSIVLYVASRVK, from the coding sequence GTGCCCACGACGCTCAGCCCGCAGAATCCCCGGATCGCGCTCGCGCACGACCTCCGCACCCCGGCCGCGCGCCGCGACCAGGGCCGCTTCGTCATCGAGGGGCTCACGATGCTCGAGGAGGCTCGGCGCAGCGCGGTCCGGCCGCTCGAGCTCTATATCAACGACGAGCATCGCGCCGCGGTCCCGGCCGAGCGCTTCGCGGCCTACGAGCAGGACGGGACCGAGGTCTTCATCGTCCCGGCACGGGCGATGGCGCGCATCTCCGACCTCGACGCGCCGCCCGCGGTTGCTGCGGTCGTCCCGCTCCCGCGCTGGACCGCGGCCGAGATCCTGGCGCGGCCGGGCCCGGTCCTCCTGCTGGCCGGCGTTAACGACCCCGGCAATGCGGGGACGCTGGTGCGCTCCGCGGAGGCATTCGGCGCGGCGGGGGTGCTCTTCGGTCGCGGGGGCGCCGATCCGTTCGGTCCTAAGGTCGTACGCGCCACGATGGGTTCGATCTTTCGCCTCCCCGTCGCCCTAGTCGACGCCGAGGAATTGCCGGCGGCCGCCGCGGCGGCGGGGCGACCGGTGATCGCGACGGACGTCGACGGCGAGGATCTGGGAGCCGCTCCCTTGCCGGCCAACGCAATCCTCGCCGTCGGCAACGAACGGCGCGGCGTCCGCGACTGGCTGCCGCGCTGGGATCGGGCGGTGCGCATCCCCCAGCGGGCGACCGCGGAGAGTTTGAACGCGGCCGTCGCGGGGAGCATCGTTTTGTACGTCGCGTCGCGTGTCAAGTAG
- a CDS encoding YqzL family protein, with translation MRTSEIFWKLFANTGSISAYLMYRHLHPTTAQ, from the coding sequence ATGCGCACCTCCGAAATCTTCTGGAAACTGTTTGCCAACACGGGCTCGATCAGCGCGTACCTGATGTACCGGCATTTGCATCCGACGACCGCGCAGTAA
- the pheS gene encoding phenylalanine--tRNA ligase subunit alpha produces the protein MSELEANLASLTARFERAVADAPDARALDEVRVAFLGRSGEVTGVRRSIGTLPPPERPGAGKVINAAVESMEAQLTDALARVERAALERSLGDTIDVTFPGPPARLGALHPVRQVAIDVARYFTRHGFAVVLGPEIETDANNFDALNIPPDHPAREGLDSFYLRPDRLLRTHTSPMQVRSMRRHGPPIAIIVPGKAYRRDAVDARHLYMFHQVEGLMVGHGVHFGHLKGVLVGMCRELFGADADVRFRPSFFPFTEPSAEIDVKCPACHGTGMQDGLQCRTCGGSGWIEIGGSGMVHPNVLRSVGYDPDAVSGWAFGCGLERIAMKRYDIDDIRAFVENVPGFAEGLA, from the coding sequence ATGAGTGAACTCGAAGCAAACCTCGCTTCGCTGACCGCGCGCTTCGAACGCGCGGTCGCCGACGCGCCCGATGCGCGCGCCCTCGACGAGGTGCGCGTCGCATTTCTGGGCCGCAGCGGCGAGGTGACCGGCGTGCGCCGCAGCATCGGCACGCTGCCGCCGCCGGAGCGCCCGGGCGCAGGGAAAGTGATCAACGCCGCCGTCGAGTCGATGGAAGCGCAGCTGACCGACGCGCTCGCGCGCGTCGAGCGCGCCGCGCTCGAGCGATCGCTGGGCGATACGATCGACGTGACGTTTCCGGGTCCGCCGGCGCGCCTCGGTGCGCTCCATCCGGTCCGGCAAGTCGCGATCGACGTCGCGCGCTACTTCACGCGCCACGGCTTTGCGGTCGTCCTGGGTCCCGAGATCGAGACCGACGCCAACAACTTCGACGCGTTGAACATCCCGCCCGATCATCCCGCGCGCGAAGGGCTCGACTCGTTCTACCTGCGGCCCGATCGGCTGCTGCGCACGCACACCTCGCCGATGCAGGTGCGCTCGATGCGCCGGCACGGTCCGCCGATCGCGATCATCGTTCCCGGGAAAGCGTACCGGCGCGACGCCGTCGACGCACGCCATCTCTACATGTTCCATCAGGTCGAAGGCCTCATGGTGGGGCACGGCGTGCACTTCGGGCATCTCAAGGGCGTGTTGGTCGGGATGTGCCGCGAACTCTTCGGCGCCGACGCCGACGTGCGGTTCCGGCCGTCGTTCTTTCCGTTCACCGAACCGTCGGCGGAGATCGACGTGAAGTGTCCGGCGTGTCACGGGACGGGGATGCAGGACGGCCTGCAGTGCCGGACGTGCGGCGGGAGCGGGTGGATCGAGATCGGCGGGAGCGGGATGGTGCATCCGAATGTCCTGCGTTCGGTCGGGTACGATCCCGACGCCGTGTCCGGATGGGCGTTCGGCTGCGGGCTGGAGCGCATCGCGATGAAGCGCTACGACATCGACGACATCCGCGCGTTCGTCGAGAACGTCCCGGGCTTCGCCGAGGGCCTCGCGTAA
- the pheT gene encoding phenylalanine--tRNA ligase subunit beta: MRVPLAWLRDYVDLPDDSAAIVARLAALGFPVDEVIERPQLTHVVVGRIVTVDRHPNADRLQLCTIDVGGERHLTIATAATNVAPHQVIPVARIGAQLAGGLTIAPRKMRGIDSEGMLCSADELGLPADWFEDGIMQLDHAMPIGGDAIALLRLSEPVLDVDVTPNRPDALSILGLARELAASYGVELREPGAIVKYEDGPDDARVTIETIDCKRMVFQLVSGLQVRPAAAWMRVRLALAGQRPINNIVDVSNFVMLEIGQPLHFFDFERVAGGHLIVRDARDGERFTTLDDQERTLDERMIVIADDDGPTSLAGIMGGLRSEVVESTTEVLIEAATWNGPRIRRASNALKLRTEASSRFEKSLPLALADLGASRAAHLLEQEGGAVRLPRSGGGGVPDPAPVMLRGGEVERLLGFAVGDAEIERSLASLGFKVARVPNGFSVVAPYWRNDVLLAADLVEEIARVVGYDRVTAQTPPVVPQEIDSAEFDRETQLATTLAGLGYTEAVSLSLQPAAVAQAWREQSIAVPDVVEILNPLSEDQRWMRFSIAPALLDFAARDRAVRPYRIFELGHVFAQSQPEPRETVQLTALHAGGESAFGRLKSDVLALLRRETGVDAQVERGMFPSLHPGKTAALRIGDAVVGYVGVVDPRLAHAHDVAETTALATVFVDALPSRSVPRYVAPSKFPPVERDLALVVADDVLAGDLIAAVRGEPLVRSATVFDEYRGPQIGAGQKSLALRIVLQSYDATLTDEDADAATARIVAILQARFGATLRG, encoded by the coding sequence ATGCGCGTTCCGCTGGCGTGGCTGCGCGATTACGTCGATCTCCCCGACGACTCCGCCGCGATCGTCGCGCGGCTCGCCGCGCTAGGCTTTCCCGTCGACGAGGTGATCGAGCGGCCGCAGCTCACCCACGTCGTCGTCGGACGGATCGTGACGGTCGACCGGCATCCCAACGCCGACCGGCTGCAGCTCTGCACGATCGACGTCGGCGGCGAACGGCATCTGACGATCGCGACCGCGGCGACGAACGTCGCGCCGCATCAGGTGATCCCGGTCGCGCGCATCGGCGCGCAGCTCGCCGGCGGCCTCACGATCGCGCCCCGGAAGATGCGCGGGATCGACTCCGAGGGGATGCTGTGTTCCGCCGACGAGCTCGGCTTGCCGGCGGACTGGTTCGAGGACGGGATCATGCAGCTCGACCACGCGATGCCGATCGGCGGCGACGCGATCGCGCTGCTGCGCCTCTCCGAACCCGTGCTCGACGTCGACGTCACGCCGAACCGCCCCGACGCCCTCTCGATCCTCGGCCTCGCACGCGAACTCGCCGCGTCGTACGGCGTCGAACTGCGCGAGCCGGGCGCGATCGTCAAATACGAAGACGGCCCCGACGATGCGCGCGTCACGATCGAGACGATCGACTGCAAGCGGATGGTGTTTCAGCTCGTGAGCGGCCTGCAGGTGCGGCCCGCCGCAGCGTGGATGCGCGTGCGCCTCGCGCTGGCGGGCCAGCGCCCGATCAACAACATCGTCGACGTCTCGAACTTCGTCATGCTCGAGATCGGCCAGCCGCTGCACTTCTTCGATTTCGAGCGCGTCGCCGGCGGCCACCTCATCGTGCGCGACGCGCGCGACGGTGAACGCTTCACCACGCTCGACGATCAGGAACGCACGCTAGACGAGCGGATGATCGTGATCGCCGACGACGATGGCCCGACGTCGCTCGCCGGAATCATGGGCGGACTGCGCAGCGAGGTCGTCGAGTCGACAACCGAGGTGCTCATCGAAGCCGCAACCTGGAACGGCCCGCGCATCCGCCGCGCGAGCAACGCGCTCAAACTGAGAACCGAAGCATCGAGCAGGTTCGAGAAGTCGCTCCCGCTCGCGCTGGCCGATCTGGGCGCGTCGCGTGCGGCGCACCTGCTCGAACAGGAAGGCGGAGCCGTGCGGCTGCCGCGTTCCGGAGGAGGCGGCGTCCCCGATCCCGCGCCCGTGATGCTGCGCGGCGGCGAAGTCGAACGGCTCCTGGGTTTCGCGGTCGGCGACGCGGAGATCGAACGCAGCCTCGCATCGCTGGGCTTCAAGGTCGCGCGCGTTCCCAACGGCTTCTCCGTCGTCGCGCCGTACTGGCGCAACGACGTCCTGCTGGCGGCCGATCTGGTCGAAGAGATCGCGCGCGTCGTCGGGTACGACCGGGTCACCGCGCAGACGCCGCCGGTCGTTCCGCAGGAGATCGACAGCGCCGAGTTCGACCGCGAGACGCAGCTCGCGACGACGCTCGCCGGTCTCGGCTACACCGAAGCCGTCTCGCTCTCGCTCCAGCCCGCCGCCGTCGCGCAGGCGTGGCGCGAGCAGAGCATCGCGGTGCCGGACGTCGTCGAGATCCTGAACCCGCTGAGCGAAGATCAGCGCTGGATGCGTTTCTCGATCGCGCCCGCGCTGCTCGATTTCGCCGCACGCGACCGCGCCGTCCGTCCCTACCGTATCTTCGAACTCGGCCACGTCTTCGCGCAGTCGCAGCCGGAGCCGCGCGAAACCGTGCAGCTCACCGCGCTGCACGCCGGCGGCGAGAGCGCGTTCGGACGGCTCAAATCCGACGTGCTCGCGCTGCTGCGACGCGAAACCGGCGTCGACGCGCAGGTCGAGCGCGGCATGTTCCCGTCGCTGCATCCCGGGAAGACGGCGGCGCTTCGCATCGGCGACGCCGTCGTCGGCTACGTCGGCGTCGTCGACCCGCGGCTCGCGCACGCGCACGACGTCGCCGAGACCACAGCGCTGGCGACGGTCTTCGTCGACGCGCTTCCGTCGCGCAGCGTCCCGCGTTACGTCGCCCCCTCGAAGTTCCCGCCGGTCGAACGCGATCTCGCGCTCGTCGTCGCCGACGACGTGCTCGCCGGCGATCTGATCGCCGCCGTGCGCGGCGAGCCGCTGGTCCGCTCGGCGACGGTGTTCGACGAGTATCGCGGACCGCAGATCGGCGCCGGCCAGAAGTCGCTGGCGCTGCGGATCGTGCTGCAGAGCTACGACGCGACGCTCACCGACGAGGACGCTGATGCCGCGACCGCGCGGATCGTCGCGATCCTGCAGGCGCGCTTCGGAGCGACGCTGCGCGGCTGA
- a CDS encoding PP2C family protein-serine/threonine phosphatase, whose amino-acid sequence MELPAIPPPLSTPAENSISENGFDSTATLQLDGASDISNWTAAKVLVEHLFALGSARILGVEYAVGYQLAHGLTGGDIVDVYHFDNDAVSFSIADIAGKGTQAAIHAAMVKYGLRAYASQGLTPERVLRSLDRLYIENNAFERIESFASVFFGMVDTSRRIMHYASGGHEAAAVLAPGEAPRLLEPTAPLIGVFDDQHHLFKQSFVELLPGTLFVATTDGVTEARADSGEFFGIERFLDTIDEFAEAPAELIVQQLIDRARAFSGDRLRDDVAVVAARFI is encoded by the coding sequence ATGGAGCTTCCCGCGATTCCGCCGCCGCTCTCCACGCCGGCGGAGAATTCCATTTCCGAGAACGGGTTCGATTCCACGGCGACGCTCCAACTCGATGGGGCTTCAGACATCTCGAACTGGACGGCGGCGAAGGTCCTCGTCGAGCACCTCTTCGCGCTCGGTTCGGCGCGCATTTTGGGCGTCGAGTACGCCGTCGGCTACCAGCTCGCACACGGCCTGACCGGCGGTGACATCGTCGACGTCTACCACTTCGACAACGACGCGGTCTCGTTTTCGATCGCCGACATCGCCGGCAAAGGGACGCAGGCCGCGATCCACGCGGCGATGGTCAAGTACGGTCTGCGCGCCTATGCGTCGCAAGGATTGACGCCCGAGCGCGTGCTGCGTTCGCTCGATCGACTCTACATCGAGAACAACGCGTTCGAGCGCATCGAGTCGTTCGCCAGCGTCTTCTTCGGGATGGTCGATACCTCACGGCGGATCATGCATTACGCGTCGGGCGGCCACGAGGCGGCCGCGGTTCTGGCTCCCGGCGAAGCGCCGCGCCTGCTCGAACCGACCGCGCCGCTGATCGGCGTGTTCGACGATCAGCACCACCTCTTCAAGCAGAGCTTCGTCGAACTGCTGCCCGGAACGCTGTTCGTCGCGACAACCGACGGGGTGACCGAAGCGCGCGCCGACAGCGGCGAGTTCTTCGGGATCGAACGTTTCCTCGACACGATCGACGAGTTCGCCGAGGCTCCCGCGGAACTCATCGTGCAGCAATTGATCGACCGCGCGCGTGCGTTCAGCGGCGACCGCTTGCGCGACGACGTCGCCGTCGTCGCCGCGCGCTTCATTTGA
- a CDS encoding CvpA family protein — MGNHAAQRQEQRVGWPDLVIVIIVILFAYKGWRRGFVDEIGGFIALAAAVWAAIFYPGTLDGVMHGYFGLNTGSAHIVGMIAFALVVYIALMALSMLLSRIAKLPLIGIGNGIGGACIGAAKALLGIWAVLYVLLFFPLAKDLRRDLRASPLVATVTGPNAQVDAFLRGTMPWFVRAYATPVFARHRL; from the coding sequence ATGGGGAACCACGCTGCGCAACGCCAAGAACAGCGCGTGGGCTGGCCCGACCTCGTCATCGTCATCATCGTGATCCTGTTCGCGTACAAGGGCTGGCGGCGCGGCTTCGTCGACGAGATCGGCGGCTTCATCGCGCTCGCAGCCGCCGTGTGGGCGGCGATCTTCTACCCCGGAACCCTCGACGGGGTGATGCACGGGTACTTCGGACTGAACACGGGCTCGGCGCACATCGTGGGGATGATCGCGTTCGCGCTCGTCGTCTACATCGCGCTGATGGCGCTCTCGATGCTGCTCTCGCGGATCGCGAAGCTGCCGCTGATCGGGATCGGGAACGGGATCGGCGGCGCCTGCATCGGCGCGGCCAAAGCGCTGCTGGGGATCTGGGCCGTCCTCTACGTCCTCCTGTTTTTCCCGTTGGCCAAGGATCTGCGGCGCGATCTGCGCGCCTCGCCGCTCGTCGCGACCGTCACCGGGCCCAACGCGCAGGTCGATGCGTTTCTGCGCGGCACGATGCCTTGGTTCGTGCGGGCGTACGCGACGCCGGTCTTCGCGCGGCATCGTCTGTAA
- a CDS encoding TetR/AcrR family transcriptional regulator, giving the protein MAMKAVAKSPQRALTAVLAGRVYGGRSAVQRRADRRARLFNVGLDLFGTIGFHQTTIPMLCSAAGVTARHFYEDFSSREALLSALYDQISDTMQNAVLAALRAPGGTMHDRIRSGTAAYIRYLTSDPRIARVYVLESRGISEAMEQRRREWRETIIKRLTKATRRLEERGFDTELDSRLVSAAIAGAAHDIVLEWILAARRPSTQKMIETLSALWIRTLLLDAFEPVAPLGYTPRRSQA; this is encoded by the coding sequence ATGGCAATGAAGGCGGTCGCGAAATCCCCGCAGCGAGCGCTGACGGCGGTGCTGGCCGGCCGCGTCTACGGCGGACGATCGGCCGTGCAGCGGCGCGCCGACCGCCGCGCGCGGCTGTTCAACGTCGGCCTCGACCTCTTTGGGACGATCGGCTTCCATCAGACGACGATCCCGATGCTCTGCAGCGCCGCCGGCGTGACCGCACGCCACTTCTACGAAGACTTCTCCTCGCGCGAAGCGCTGCTGAGCGCGCTCTACGATCAGATCTCCGACACGATGCAGAACGCCGTGCTGGCGGCGCTGCGCGCGCCGGGCGGCACGATGCACGACCGCATCCGCTCGGGAACCGCCGCGTACATCCGCTACCTCACCAGCGACCCGCGGATAGCGCGCGTCTACGTGCTCGAGTCGCGCGGGATCAGCGAGGCGATGGAACAGCGCCGCCGCGAGTGGCGCGAGACGATCATCAAGCGGCTCACGAAGGCGACGCGCCGGCTCGAAGAGCGCGGGTTCGACACCGAACTCGACAGCCGTCTGGTGAGCGCCGCGATCGCCGGCGCAGCGCACGACATCGTCCTGGAATGGATCCTCGCCGCACGCCGTCCGTCGACGCAGAAGATGATCGAGACGCTCTCGGCGCTCTGGATCCGCACGCTGCTGCTCGATGCGTTCGAGCCCGTCGCGCCGCTCGGCTACACGCCGCGGCGCTCGCAAGCCTAG